In Silene latifolia isolate original U9 population chromosome 6, ASM4854445v1, whole genome shotgun sequence, the genomic window TAATTAGTAGATTATGAAAAATATAGTTCTTTACTGGTTACTTAATGGTCGGAATCTGTGTTTATCATACACTTGTAGTTAAGTCATTAGTTATAAGTATGTCTTTCCCGTTTCAATGGAGTAAATTACTTACTATTACCTGACTCTGAACGGAGTATGTTGGGAAAGTGACAATGGATTTTAAGTGATGCAATGGAGTATTCACAAGGACaatatatttatttaaatattaCTCTGTATCATGTTTACTATAAAATATTAGATGATGAGAataagctttaatttaaatataaagaATGATTTACAAGAGTTGTCGGCAATGAAAGCGGGTTCTAAACATTCCCACTCGTAAATTTTTTAATCAAAATAGACCACAATTTGCGGAATCTAACTTTTTCTAGCACATTAGTATAATCAAAAGGCACGTTATAAAATATATAAACCATAGCCGTGAGTCGAAGCAGTACGAATTAAGAACTAAACCATTTACATTAGTTTATTCTACTTCGTTTCTTCATTTTTTGCCACGTAAGTATATTAATTAGACAGTGATTTTGAGCAATTTACAGCTTTTGTTTCCTTTTTATATATGTTAATTCGTTGTTATTTAATTTGTTGTTTGTTATTAGGAGATACTTGAAGAAAGGTGGTAATGGCAGAGGAATGCGGAGTTATTTTGAAAGTGGTGAAGCCAATTAAGTCTTTTGTGTTTGACGCTGTGGGCGAGTATGTAGGTTACATTGGAAGCTACGAGGACAATATAGGTGCACTTCGTAAACGTCTTAGTGAGCTGTGTGATATGAAGGATGACATCGATAAGAAGGTGAAGGAGGGGAATGATAGGTAGGAAGAGATTACCAGAGAAGCTGCGAGTTGGCTTAAAGATGTCCGGATGTTGACAGAGGATGAAGAGTTGAAAGGTCTTATGTATAAGGATACTGAGACAGCGAAATTTGTGGTGAAAATGATGGGAAAAAGGCATCTGAAGACTCGTATACGCGAGGAAAGTGAGATGCAAGAGTTAGTGGTTAAAGTGATGAAGAAGCTAAAGAAAGAGATGGACAAATCCGAGGAAGAGATGATGAGGAATATCCTGGAAGTGGATTATAAGGAGGTGGCTGAATTAGTGGTGGAAATCATGAAAGACACTATTGAGGAGTTTAAGAAGCTTATGAAAGAGGACAAGAGAATGGCAGTAATCGCCACCAGAATGTTAAAGGATAGAGACTTAGAAAAGCTTACAAAAGATGACCAGGTGATGGAGGAGATTGTGAGAGAAGCTGGAAACACAAGTGATGAGGAATTTTGTCTGAAAAATAAGGATGAGGAATCCAACTCTCTGCTAGTTAAGATACCGGCTGTGGACATGCATAAGAATACGGTTAAAGAAGCTGCTAAGAAATTGTTTACGCTTCTAGCTAACCTGGTTACGCCTCTTGAGAAATTGATGGATGATGCTAATTTCAAAGAGGCTGTACCTGAGGCTGAGGGTGTCAAATTAGGGTTGGAGGTCATTGATGGACTTTTGATCAGGGGCCGTGGGTTTAAGAAGGAGATGGACgacaacaataaagaacaccggGTTTGTTGTTGCTCTTCACAATCACTTTGCTATGATTTTCATGGCCGTTACCTAATTAGCAAACGTGCTGAATTTATGGCAAAACATATACACGATGATTTTATCAGTAAACTTCCGCGAGATTCAGTTATTTTGCATATACGAACAGAAGATTTACAGCCAATTCCGACACAATTCCTTAAAGGTTTGGATTCCAGGACTCAACTCCTCCACCAAATTTTGGAGAAGCTTAATAATGATCAAGTTGATTCTGTTGGTGTGTATGGCATGGGTGGGACAGGTATTGGTTTTTTTACTGcttccttttattttgttagtgCTTTACCATATTACCTTATTATTTCCTCTTTGTTTCATTTGATAGTTACTTTAATGTCATCCATTTACTACTGCATATTATTTCCTCTTTGTTTCATTTGATAGTTACGTTTTAAGTTGTCGATTTAATACTGGATAATACTTACGGTAGTAATGTTCTTGCACAAAAGATCTATGACCCCCTCTGCCATGTGGCTACTCTTAAAACTCGATTTCAAAAATAgttataaataattaaattgaacaaAGGAATTATACGAGGGAGTAGACTACCGTTCATGGGCGAATGCAAAGGGTGGGCCCTATGGGCTATAACCCTACCTGATTTTATGACAAATCATTTTTACTAACATAAGCATTATAAGTTTGTAACAAACTAGCATTCTAGCAAAGTTGGTTGACCTTAGCAACTATGGGTAGTATGAATTAGAGGTCTCGGACGCTCTGGGTTCAAGCCTCCTATCCATCATTTTTTGTACTTTTTTGTACGCTTTTTAACCTACATAAATAGTATGGTACTTTTAAGCTAAAAAGGATTAACTGGGGTGAATTAAGCAATTGATTTTTGTAAGCTCTTTAACCCACTTCGGCCACTTGACACGTTCGACTCCTTTAAATTCACATCTAAGATGACTTAATCAAAGCgtgaaaataaaataatcttTTCCTCTTTTTATAAATGTTATGTGGTAGTCATAGAAAATATAGGATTACCACATCCCGTTTGGATATTTATTTAGCTTGGTTTAGACCTATATATGATAAAAGGTCTTATGGGTTAAATGGATTAACAGGTAAACCCAACATGATTTCAACCCATTTGGATTAAATAAGTTACTCGTGTCAGGTTTGTGTCAAATTAAACCACACCAAACCTAAACCAACCAATTTAACTTtcgtgttgtgttgtgttgtgttcatGTCGACTTAGTTACTTAAATGGGTAATGAAGTTTCAACCCGAACCCGCTAACTTTGTTTTTCGGTCGTGTCGTGTTTTTCGGTCGTGTCGTGTTATTCAGTGGAAATTTTTGGAATACCCtacataaaaataaatattttagacTGTAAATATATATAATCATTTTTGCCCCTTAACTTACAAATATTGGCTACAATGCTAGATTATTAAGTGGACAATTttttttaatcatatttcaaaaaatttaaaatataGCCAATAGCCCTACATGTATATAAATAATGGCTCTGCCTTGCTGCCGTAGGAAATATGATACTCCCTCCTGGTCAATCAtttttccctctttccttttcaaagctagtcggattttcttccctctttccttttttagaATGTTTTATGTGGTCTAAATTTAAGTGCATGTGGGGTAGAtggttttgtgtggtccaaaatcaattcCTTATTTCTTGTACAAAGTGGAATGGGGAAGAAATGAGtgactaggagggagtatattcttGTGGCATTTTTTATATGACTAGCTATTATAGTTAAGGTATAtggaagttttttttttcttttttttaaaagaaTGTGTTgtccacccataaagctgagacTTGACTCACTTGAGAGGCAATCTTGTGGAAGAAAGGTTTAGACTATGTTTATCCACAGACTCAAAATGAATCTTAACAAcagtaaaatattattattttatcttaAAACTCAACTCAGACtcttttatttcttctacttaatccCTAAGACCCATCAAAAATCTCAACAACAATAAATAGGACCCACTTTTACCCACACAAAATACTATTTAGAAGTCTTAAGCACCGTCTGGGAAATCAAAGACCCATCTTCAGATTTTGCTACAGCAACCCCCACTTTATTCCTActttttggttgagaaatggatTTTACTATTGCTCATACCAAACTTGATACTGCGATAAACACAGCCTTAAAGGAAGAAGTTTCCTCCTTGAATGTGAAAGAAAGAAT contains:
- the LOC141586467 gene encoding uncharacterized protein LOC141586467; this encodes MLTEDEELKGLMYKDTETAKFVVKMMGKRHLKTRIREESEMQELVVKVMKKLKKEMDKSEEEMMRNILEVDYKEVAELVVEIMKDTIEEFKKLMKEDKRMAVIATRMLKDRDLEKLTKDDQVMEEIVREAGNTSDEEFCLKNKDEESNSLLVKIPAVDMHKNTVKEAAKKLFTLLANLVTPLEKLMDDANFKEAVPEAEGVKLGLEVIDGLLIRGRGFKKEMDDNNKEHRVCCCSSQSLCYDFHGRYLISKRAEFMAKHIHDDFISKLPRDSVILHIRTEDLQPIPTQFLKGLDSRTQLLHQILEKLNNDQVDSVGVYGMGGTGW